One part of the Verrucomicrobiia bacterium genome encodes these proteins:
- the arsS gene encoding arsenosugar biosynthesis radical SAM (seleno)protein ArsS (Some members of this family are selenoproteins.), whose amino-acid sequence MHRFDKKLMEHGFALRRGRLQTLQINVGRKCNQACRHCHVDAGPWRTEMVNRTVAHRIGEWIEQHHPPIVDITGGAPELSEFFRCFVETGRAADAHVIDRCNLTIIEEPAYADLPEYLAGHEVEIIASLPCYTAENVAKQRGQGVFEKSISALRKLNAIGYGTRLPLNLVYNPIGPLLPGPQAELESDYKEILGRDFGIVFNRLFTITNQPIARFAEDLRRQGKAEEYMSLLASSFNPANLDGLMCRTTLSVGWMGEVYDCDFNQMLGMQVRNGKPLYLWDVTPELLEGWAVRTGEHCLACAAGCGSSCTGALQRSA is encoded by the coding sequence ATGCATCGTTTTGACAAAAAGCTGATGGAGCATGGATTTGCCCTTCGTCGGGGGCGCCTGCAAACGCTCCAGATCAACGTCGGGCGCAAGTGCAACCAGGCCTGCCGCCATTGCCATGTGGATGCCGGCCCCTGGCGCACCGAGATGGTCAACCGCACCGTGGCGCATCGTATCGGGGAGTGGATTGAGCAGCATCATCCCCCGATTGTGGACATCACTGGAGGCGCGCCGGAATTGAGCGAATTCTTCCGCTGCTTCGTCGAGACCGGGCGGGCTGCGGATGCTCACGTGATTGACCGCTGCAATTTAACCATCATCGAGGAACCGGCCTATGCGGACCTGCCGGAGTATTTGGCCGGCCATGAGGTCGAAATAATCGCCTCGCTGCCGTGCTACACCGCCGAGAATGTGGCGAAGCAGCGCGGGCAGGGGGTCTTCGAGAAAAGTATCTCCGCCTTGAGGAAATTAAACGCGATTGGCTATGGGACCCGGCTGCCCTTGAACCTGGTCTATAACCCAATTGGCCCCCTGTTGCCTGGGCCTCAAGCTGAGCTGGAGTCGGACTACAAAGAAATCCTCGGACGCGATTTTGGGATCGTCTTCAACCGCCTGTTTACCATCACCAACCAACCCATTGCGCGATTCGCCGAGGACTTGCGGCGGCAGGGCAAAGCCGAAGAATACATGTCGCTTTTGGCGAGCAGTTTCAACCCCGCCAATCTTGATGGCCTCATGTGCCGCACGACCTTGAGCGTGGGTTGGATGGGCGAGGTGTACGACTGCGATTTTAATCAGATGCTCGGGATGCAGGTGCGCAATGGCAAGCCCCTCTACTTGTGGGACGTGACGCCCGAGCTTTTGGAGGGGTGGGCGGTGCGCACGGGAGAGCATTGTCTGGCATGCGCCGCCGGCTGCGGCAGCAGTTGCACTGGGGCGCTGCAACGGAGCGCGTGA
- a CDS encoding substrate-binding domain-containing protein encodes MSKCLRALLLAWVCAGLSGALAANPAFTIAVIPKGTTHEFWKSINAGAIKAQQELRAAGTSVEILWKGPLREDDRDQQIQVVEDFMARRVSAIVLAPLDSQALVRPVHNALEARVPVVVIDSALHSKDYVSFVATDNYKGGQLAGEEMGKLLEGKGNVILLRYQVGSASTEAREAGFLEVLKSKYPSIKLISSEQHAGATRELAYQASQNLLNRFGHEVNGVFCPCEAPTIAMTKALRDLGLAGGKVKMIGFDAGSQSVVDMKNGDIQAVVVQNPMLIGYLGVETAIKYLQGQKVQKRIDTGVVLVTPENMNEPEIKELLYPPIDRYLK; translated from the coding sequence ATGTCCAAATGCTTGCGGGCCCTCCTGTTGGCGTGGGTATGCGCCGGCCTGTCCGGCGCGCTGGCCGCCAACCCCGCCTTTACCATCGCGGTTATCCCCAAGGGCACCACCCATGAGTTCTGGAAATCCATCAATGCCGGCGCCATTAAGGCCCAACAAGAGCTGAGGGCCGCCGGGACCTCTGTCGAGATTCTCTGGAAGGGGCCCTTGCGCGAAGATGATCGCGACCAGCAGATTCAAGTTGTCGAGGATTTCATGGCCCGGCGCGTCAGCGCTATTGTGCTGGCGCCGCTGGATTCGCAGGCCCTGGTGCGGCCAGTTCACAACGCGCTCGAGGCGCGGGTGCCGGTCGTGGTGATCGACTCGGCCCTTCATTCCAAGGATTACGTCAGCTTCGTGGCGACAGATAATTATAAGGGCGGTCAATTGGCGGGAGAGGAGATGGGCAAACTGCTCGAGGGCAAGGGCAATGTCATCCTGTTGCGATACCAAGTCGGCTCTGCCAGCACGGAGGCGCGGGAAGCAGGTTTCCTCGAGGTTCTAAAATCAAAATATCCGTCGATTAAGCTCATTTCTTCGGAACAACATGCAGGAGCCACTCGCGAATTGGCTTACCAGGCCTCTCAGAACCTGCTCAATCGCTTTGGCCACGAGGTCAACGGCGTTTTTTGCCCTTGTGAAGCCCCCACCATTGCGATGACCAAGGCCTTGCGTGACCTTGGCCTGGCCGGGGGGAAAGTGAAAATGATCGGATTTGACGCCGGCTCACAATCTGTAGTGGACATGAAGAACGGGGATATTCAGGCGGTGGTGGTGCAGAATCCGATGTTGATCGGCTACTTGGGAGTGGAAACCGCCATTAAATACTTGCAGGGCCAGAAGGTGCAAAAGCGCATCGATACTGGGGTCGTCCTGGTGACGCCAGAAAACATGAATGAGCCTGAAATCAAGGAACTGCTCTATCCACCCATCGACCGCTATTTGAAATGA
- a CDS encoding ABC transporter permease, whose product MSFPVQNTKWPFWKWRGLGPLTDQQNETASRPPSRAMTWRRLLNVAGPFLGLLLVVGLFSLSPSVRPFFLTGANFKIILTQTVIVAVGTLGMTIIIVSGGIDLSVGSVVALASVVGAVVLLKGHSVWLAATLSIAVGVAVGLLNGLVIGGLRMMPFIVTLGMMGVARGTAKWLADNQTVSAPDSVINNIMDLKDPTRLFPVPIGVWITIGLAVLMSIVMRKTVFGRYLFALGSNENAARLCGIRVQLQKVFIYSVAGIFFGLAGLLQLSRLTQGDPTVAIGLELDIIAAVVIGGASLSGGSGSILGSMIGALTMAVLRNGSNQMGWPTYMQEIIIGAVIILAVGVDQLRLRARG is encoded by the coding sequence ATGAGTTTCCCGGTTCAAAACACCAAATGGCCATTTTGGAAGTGGCGCGGCTTGGGCCCGCTGACGGACCAGCAAAACGAAACCGCCTCCCGCCCGCCATCGAGGGCGATGACCTGGCGGCGCCTGCTCAATGTCGCAGGCCCTTTCCTGGGCCTTTTGCTGGTTGTCGGATTATTCTCTTTAAGCCCGAGTGTGCGTCCATTTTTCCTGACCGGGGCCAATTTCAAAATCATCCTGACCCAAACCGTTATCGTAGCGGTAGGCACGTTGGGCATGACGATCATCATTGTCAGCGGTGGAATCGACTTGAGCGTGGGCTCGGTTGTGGCCCTGGCCAGCGTGGTGGGGGCGGTTGTTTTGCTCAAGGGCCACTCGGTCTGGCTGGCGGCCACCCTGAGCATCGCCGTGGGTGTGGCGGTCGGCTTGCTCAATGGGTTGGTTATCGGAGGGCTGCGAATGATGCCTTTTATTGTGACCCTCGGCATGATGGGGGTTGCGAGGGGCACGGCCAAATGGCTGGCCGATAACCAAACGGTCAGCGCCCCCGATTCGGTCATCAACAACATCATGGACTTAAAGGACCCTACCCGGCTGTTTCCGGTGCCCATCGGGGTTTGGATAACCATCGGGCTGGCCGTGCTGATGAGCATCGTGATGCGCAAGACCGTCTTTGGCCGGTATCTCTTCGCGCTGGGTTCCAACGAAAACGCCGCTCGGCTGTGCGGCATCCGCGTCCAGCTACAAAAGGTTTTCATCTACAGTGTAGCGGGAATTTTCTTCGGCTTGGCGGGGCTGTTACAGCTTTCGAGGCTTACTCAAGGCGACCCGACGGTGGCTATCGGGTTGGAACTGGACATCATTGCAGCGGTGGTCATCGGCGGGGCGAGCCTCAGCGGCGGCAGCGGCAGCATCCTGGGCTCCATGATCGGCGCCCTGACGATGGCGGTGCTGCGCAATGGCTCCAACCAGATGGGCTGGCCCACCTACATGCAGGAAATCATCATCGGCGCTGTCATCATTCTGGCGGTGGGGGTGGACCAACTTCGCCTGCGCGCCAGAGGTTGA
- a CDS encoding inositol oxygenase family protein has protein sequence MNDSNRPLGTLEEWEDFLKVRYPEAEPAAKPFQTVNPEKKKEQFRNYEANARPSVREFYRLNHRYQTHGFVQGKRNEYLSLSRKQMSTWEALEFLNTLVDDSDPDTDLSQLDHLLQTAEQIRRDGHPRWFILAGLIHDLGKILCLFGEPQWAVVGDTFPVGCAWSDKIVFHEFFSDNPDRENPQFQSRLGNYEEHCGLDKVRMSWGHDEYLYSVVKDYLPTEALYMIRYHSFYPAHRDGEYDYLMNDQDREMFRWVRAFNPYDLYTKNQQKPNLNELRPFYDELIKEYLPPTLKW, from the coding sequence ATGAATGATTCCAATCGCCCGCTGGGCACGCTCGAAGAGTGGGAGGATTTCCTGAAAGTGCGCTACCCGGAGGCTGAACCGGCAGCCAAACCTTTTCAGACGGTTAATCCCGAAAAAAAGAAAGAGCAGTTCCGCAACTACGAAGCGAATGCCCGCCCTTCGGTGCGGGAGTTTTACCGGCTCAACCATCGCTACCAGACGCATGGGTTTGTTCAGGGCAAACGCAATGAGTATCTGTCTTTAAGCCGCAAGCAGATGAGCACGTGGGAGGCGCTGGAATTCCTGAACACCCTGGTCGATGATAGCGACCCCGACACGGACCTGTCGCAGTTGGACCATCTGCTGCAGACGGCGGAACAAATCCGCAGAGACGGCCACCCGCGCTGGTTCATTTTAGCGGGGCTTATTCATGACCTGGGCAAAATCCTCTGCCTGTTTGGGGAGCCGCAATGGGCCGTCGTAGGCGATACCTTCCCGGTCGGCTGCGCCTGGTCGGACAAGATCGTCTTTCACGAGTTTTTCAGCGATAACCCGGACCGGGAGAATCCGCAGTTTCAGAGCCGGTTGGGCAATTATGAGGAGCATTGCGGGCTGGACAAAGTGAGGATGTCATGGGGTCACGACGAGTATCTATATAGTGTGGTGAAGGACTACCTGCCGACCGAGGCCCTCTACATGATCCGGTATCATTCCTTTTACCCGGCTCATCGCGACGGGGAATATGATTACCTGATGAATGACCAGGACCGGGAGATGTTTCGCTGGGTCCGGGCCTTCAATCCCTACGACCTATATACCAAGAATCAGCAAAAGCCGAACCTGAACGAGTTGCGGCCCTTCTACGATGAGCTGATAAAGGAGTACCTGCCTCCTACGCTGAAATGGTAG
- the nusA gene encoding transcription termination factor NusA encodes MNADFLAVLEFWEREKGINREILVGAVEEALLSAAKKAVGPARELRVVIDQKTGDIRAFAKLIVSEKVISKHDQISVFDGRRIKPDAQVGEELEVEVTPVGFGRIAAQYAKQALMMQIRRAEKALIFTEFKDRVGDIISGTVRRFERSDVLVDLGKYEALLPNRERVPSEEYQVGERIRCYVKAVEQGPHGPEIILSRSDPRFVLKLFQLEVSEINDGTIEIKGIAREPGFRTKLAVWTRDEKVDPVGACVGLRGQRVKNIVRELNNEKVDIIRWDPNVRMFITNALAPAKLKSFEIDETNKRVKIIVSEDQLSLAIGKRGQNARLTSKLTGWQVDIVAEVVVTKGFEEKVAEAVELLASIPGISREQADVLVHHGLTRLEDLLQADVSDLAGIAQVGEQAASILEAARAEAARRTIKVGEAPVSG; translated from the coding sequence ATGAACGCCGATTTTTTAGCAGTGTTGGAGTTTTGGGAACGAGAGAAAGGAATCAACCGGGAAATCCTGGTTGGGGCCGTCGAGGAGGCGTTGTTGTCGGCTGCAAAGAAGGCGGTTGGGCCGGCCAGGGAATTGCGTGTGGTCATCGACCAGAAAACCGGCGATATCAGGGCTTTTGCCAAACTCATTGTTTCGGAAAAGGTCATTTCCAAGCACGATCAGATTTCCGTCTTCGACGGGCGCCGCATTAAACCCGATGCCCAGGTGGGGGAAGAACTGGAAGTGGAGGTGACTCCCGTCGGTTTTGGACGGATTGCGGCTCAATATGCCAAGCAGGCGCTGATGATGCAGATTCGGCGGGCGGAAAAGGCGCTGATTTTTACAGAATTCAAAGATCGGGTCGGGGATATCATCAGCGGGACGGTGCGTCGTTTCGAGCGCTCGGATGTGCTGGTGGACCTTGGGAAGTACGAGGCGCTGTTGCCCAATCGCGAACGGGTCCCGAGCGAGGAGTACCAGGTTGGGGAGCGCATCCGGTGTTATGTCAAAGCAGTCGAGCAGGGTCCCCATGGCCCCGAGATTATTCTCTCCCGCTCAGACCCGCGTTTTGTTTTGAAGCTGTTCCAGCTCGAAGTCTCTGAAATCAACGATGGGACCATTGAAATCAAAGGAATCGCGCGCGAGCCCGGGTTTCGGACAAAGCTGGCGGTGTGGACGCGCGATGAGAAGGTCGATCCGGTGGGCGCCTGCGTTGGACTGCGCGGCCAGCGCGTGAAAAACATCGTGCGCGAGTTGAATAACGAGAAGGTGGACATCATCCGCTGGGACCCCAACGTGCGGATGTTTATTACAAATGCCCTGGCGCCCGCCAAGTTGAAGTCGTTCGAGATCGACGAAACCAACAAAAGGGTTAAGATTATTGTCAGCGAGGATCAGCTTTCTTTGGCGATTGGGAAACGGGGTCAGAATGCGCGGTTAACCTCGAAGCTGACGGGCTGGCAAGTGGATATTGTAGCGGAAGTGGTGGTGACCAAAGGTTTTGAAGAAAAGGTGGCCGAGGCGGTGGAGCTGCTGGCCTCCATTCCCGGCATCTCTCGTGAGCAGGCCGATGTGTTGGTCCATCACGGCTTGACCCGTTTGGAAGATTTATTGCAGGCCGACGTGAGCGATTTGGCTGGAATAGCGCAGGTAGGCGAGCAGGCAGCGTCCATTTTGGAAGCGGCTCGCGCGGAAGCGGCCCGCCGCACCATAAAGGTCGGCGAAGCGCCGGTTTCCGGCTGA
- the infB gene encoding translation initiation factor IF-2 translates to MPVRIYDISKKLGLENKEVLAKAKELGIAAARVASSSLDKITAEYLEQQLILLHPQPSSPAAPPVAAQAVPLANEPITIVNPPPAEALAQEPETIVTTATSTAVLEPENAPAEASQMVEEAPAMAPEAIAPAHEPQVEEAPPPPPPPAPAPAPPAAPLPPPRPKVGDKVGFINLPSKPVLKSSEKPSAVKLPQRPAEHRRPEIHKRGDIRTVRGAPAPSGPAVPTAKFPSQPKQAGRPEAAKLPPEAPVITIKPPIVVRELAEQLKQKPFKIIADLMQLGVFATVNQYIEEPVAQKVCANYGYRFEVEKRERGSGLVHAPIKKVELDVEDKPEELVARAPVVTIMGHVDHGKTTLLDVIRKSNVAAGEAGGITQHIGAYTISFPHPERKNELAQITFLDTPGHAAFSSMRARGANVTDIVVLVVAANDGVMPQTIEALNHAKAAKVPILVAVNKMDHPNADALKVRKQLQDKDLVPDDWGGDTIFVDVSALTKQGVDKLIEMLLLQADLLELKANPNRRAKGNVIESGLEPGGPTATVLVRKGTLRVGDVIICGQYYGRVRALINEEAKRLKEAAPSVAVRVLGLNGVPEAGLEFSVVEDEKAARDLAEQRALEAKALGQEQPRAKVTLENLFAQLESTTSKALRVVVKADTQGSVEAIVEALRKIESDKVALEIIHSAVGTITESDVALASASRAVILGFHTRVDSGVADKAKHEGVQIKLYAIIYELIDQVKEGMAGLLEPLLKDVTAGVAEVRKIFELSKGAPVAGCMVVSGRIVKGKARIRRRKEIIYEGLTQSLRRFQDEVNEVRAGMECGIRIEGFSEFQVGDNIECYTVEKVAQKL, encoded by the coding sequence ATGCCCGTTCGTATTTACGACATTTCAAAAAAACTCGGCTTGGAGAACAAAGAAGTTCTTGCCAAAGCCAAAGAATTGGGCATTGCCGCCGCGCGAGTCGCCTCGAGTTCGCTGGATAAGATCACCGCCGAATACCTCGAACAGCAGTTAATTCTGCTGCATCCTCAACCGTCCTCTCCGGCTGCTCCGCCCGTTGCCGCTCAGGCGGTCCCTCTTGCAAACGAGCCCATCACAATCGTTAACCCGCCGCCTGCAGAGGCCTTAGCCCAGGAACCTGAGACGATTGTCACTACGGCTACCAGCACCGCCGTCCTCGAGCCCGAAAACGCCCCGGCTGAAGCTTCCCAGATGGTGGAAGAAGCGCCGGCTATGGCTCCCGAAGCCATTGCTCCGGCCCATGAGCCCCAGGTCGAGGAGGCCCCGCCACCACCCCCGCCTCCCGCTCCCGCTCCAGCCCCGCCTGCCGCTCCGCTCCCGCCACCCCGGCCTAAAGTTGGCGATAAGGTGGGCTTCATCAATTTGCCCAGCAAGCCGGTATTGAAATCGAGCGAAAAACCCAGCGCCGTTAAGCTGCCGCAGCGCCCTGCCGAGCACAGGCGCCCGGAGATTCACAAACGCGGCGACATCCGGACGGTCCGTGGCGCGCCCGCTCCCTCCGGCCCTGCGGTTCCGACTGCGAAGTTTCCTTCCCAACCCAAGCAGGCCGGAAGGCCCGAGGCGGCGAAATTGCCGCCTGAGGCGCCGGTAATCACGATAAAACCGCCCATTGTAGTGCGAGAGTTGGCCGAGCAGCTCAAACAAAAGCCCTTCAAAATTATTGCGGACCTGATGCAATTAGGCGTGTTTGCCACGGTGAACCAGTACATCGAAGAGCCGGTTGCCCAAAAGGTTTGCGCCAATTACGGCTACCGGTTCGAGGTCGAGAAACGCGAGCGCGGCAGCGGGCTAGTGCATGCTCCGATCAAAAAGGTGGAGCTGGATGTCGAAGATAAACCCGAAGAACTGGTTGCGCGCGCGCCGGTGGTCACCATCATGGGGCATGTCGATCATGGGAAAACGACGCTGCTGGATGTGATTCGCAAGTCCAATGTGGCTGCCGGCGAGGCTGGCGGTATCACCCAGCATATCGGCGCCTACACGATCTCCTTCCCACATCCCGAGCGGAAAAACGAATTGGCGCAGATTACGTTCCTGGATACTCCCGGCCATGCCGCTTTCAGTTCGATGCGGGCACGGGGCGCCAATGTGACTGATATCGTGGTTTTGGTGGTAGCGGCCAATGACGGCGTCATGCCCCAAACCATCGAGGCGCTTAACCACGCCAAGGCTGCCAAGGTCCCAATTCTGGTTGCGGTCAATAAAATGGACCATCCCAACGCTGACGCGCTGAAGGTTCGCAAGCAACTGCAGGATAAGGACCTGGTCCCCGATGATTGGGGTGGCGACACCATCTTTGTCGATGTCTCTGCCCTGACAAAACAGGGAGTGGATAAACTGATTGAAATGTTGTTGCTGCAGGCCGACCTGCTCGAGCTCAAGGCCAACCCCAACCGCCGCGCCAAGGGCAATGTCATCGAGTCCGGCTTGGAGCCCGGCGGTCCGACCGCCACCGTGCTGGTGCGCAAAGGCACTCTGCGTGTTGGGGATGTGATCATCTGCGGCCAGTACTATGGGCGAGTGCGCGCTCTGATTAATGAGGAAGCCAAGCGGCTCAAGGAGGCGGCCCCCTCGGTGGCTGTGCGAGTGCTGGGCTTGAATGGAGTGCCCGAGGCGGGATTGGAGTTCAGCGTCGTTGAGGATGAGAAAGCCGCCCGCGATCTGGCTGAGCAACGGGCGCTCGAAGCCAAGGCGCTGGGACAGGAACAACCCAGGGCGAAAGTCACCCTCGAAAACCTCTTCGCTCAGCTTGAATCGACTACCTCCAAGGCCCTCAGGGTCGTTGTTAAAGCCGATACCCAGGGCTCGGTTGAAGCGATCGTCGAGGCGCTGAGGAAAATTGAATCCGACAAGGTAGCTCTCGAGATCATTCACAGCGCCGTGGGCACTATTACCGAATCAGATGTTGCCTTGGCCTCTGCCTCGCGAGCCGTGATTCTGGGGTTCCATACCCGGGTCGATAGCGGAGTGGCCGACAAGGCCAAGCACGAAGGCGTGCAGATTAAGCTCTATGCCATCATCTATGAACTGATTGACCAGGTCAAAGAAGGCATGGCGGGATTGCTCGAACCACTCCTCAAGGATGTCACGGCGGGTGTCGCCGAGGTCCGGAAAATCTTTGAGCTCTCAAAAGGCGCCCCGGTGGCCGGATGCATGGTCGTGAGCGGGCGGATTGTCAAAGGCAAAGCGCGCATTCGCCGGCGCAAGGAGATTATCTACGAGGGCCTGACCCAATCGCTTCGCCGGTTCCAGGACGAGGTCAATGAAGTGCGCGCCGGGATGGAGTGCGGCATCCGCATCGAGGGTTTCAGCGAGTTCCAGGTTGGAGACAATATCGAATGTTATACGGTTGAGAAGGTGGCGCAAAAGCTATGA
- the rbfA gene encoding 30S ribosome-binding factor RbfA yields MPSLRLQRVRELLKREIGEVIRREFPVSEAGLVSVNDVDVAGDLHSALVFISILGTAEQQKRGLDLLSRHRKRIQGLVARAVVLKYTPTLKFLIDDSVARGNRVLQIIEELEKSNPSTTE; encoded by the coding sequence ATGCCTTCTCTACGGCTCCAACGAGTGCGCGAGTTGCTCAAACGCGAGATCGGCGAAGTCATTCGGCGGGAGTTTCCCGTCAGCGAAGCCGGTCTGGTTAGCGTCAACGATGTGGATGTGGCTGGGGATTTGCACTCAGCGCTTGTCTTTATCAGCATTCTGGGGACTGCGGAGCAGCAAAAACGCGGCCTGGACCTGCTCAGCCGGCACCGCAAACGCATTCAGGGTTTGGTCGCCCGTGCGGTTGTGCTCAAATACACCCCCACCCTTAAGTTCTTGATCGATGATTCCGTCGCCCGCGGCAACCGCGTTTTACAGATCATCGAGGAGCTCGAAAAATCCAATCCGAGCACAACCGAATAG
- a CDS encoding DHH family phosphoesterase, producing MKPHPKIIGRIIEVIENSSNLCVVGHIRPDGDCVGSQLGLTLALENAGKNVCCWNEDCIPQKYKFLDPDHTIQKPKRGLKFDCVVATDAASFDRLGKVGSFIGARRTLINIDHHESNTRYGDLNWVSGREPSTGELIFHLLKIAKWPITKTIADCLFAAVSTDTGSFQYATTRPGTFHTAAELVRRGADLARICDEVYQSYPLSRVRLLKHVYNHFRLTHQNQIGYFWLKKADFARSGAQSCDSEGLIDHVRAIEPVVVACVFEEIEPELTRISLRSKSQKINVNEIAAQFGGGGHMAAAGARIAGKPLSVQRKVIAAIKKALDSAEL from the coding sequence ATGAAACCTCACCCCAAAATAATTGGCCGCATCATTGAAGTCATCGAGAACAGCAGCAACCTCTGTGTTGTGGGCCATATTCGGCCCGACGGCGATTGCGTGGGGTCGCAACTGGGCCTGACGCTTGCGCTGGAGAATGCAGGCAAGAACGTCTGCTGTTGGAATGAAGACTGTATTCCGCAAAAGTACAAGTTCCTGGACCCGGACCACACCATTCAAAAACCCAAGCGCGGCTTGAAGTTTGATTGCGTGGTGGCGACCGATGCGGCTAGTTTCGACCGGTTGGGCAAGGTGGGGTCGTTCATAGGGGCCCGGCGGACCCTGATCAACATCGATCACCATGAAAGCAATACGCGATATGGTGATCTGAATTGGGTTTCAGGCCGTGAACCTTCCACCGGCGAACTCATCTTCCATTTGCTTAAGATTGCCAAGTGGCCGATCACCAAAACCATTGCCGATTGCCTCTTTGCCGCTGTCTCAACCGACACCGGCTCGTTCCAGTACGCCACGACACGGCCTGGCACTTTTCATACGGCGGCGGAATTGGTCCGGCGCGGGGCCGACCTGGCGCGCATCTGCGATGAAGTGTACCAGTCTTATCCCCTGTCGCGTGTGCGGTTGCTCAAGCACGTCTATAATCATTTCCGCCTCACGCATCAGAACCAAATCGGTTATTTCTGGCTCAAGAAAGCCGACTTCGCCCGTTCCGGCGCCCAGAGCTGTGATTCCGAAGGCCTCATCGATCATGTCCGTGCTATCGAACCAGTGGTAGTCGCGTGCGTCTTCGAGGAGATCGAGCCCGAATTGACGCGCATCAGCCTGCGCTCGAAAAGCCAAAAAATTAACGTCAATGAAATCGCTGCCCAGTTCGGCGGGGGTGGGCACATGGCCGCCGCCGGCGCGCGCATAGCCGGCAAACCGCTCTCGGTCCAGCGCAAGGTCATCGCCGCGATCAAAAAGGCCCTCGATTCGGCCGAGCTTTAA